Proteins encoded in a region of the Magallana gigas chromosome 8, xbMagGiga1.1, whole genome shotgun sequence genome:
- the LOC105319935 gene encoding buccalin encodes MATTKSNAVLFTTIIYVVYTIGPIASQKSFRYDENLYQDQDETLVEKRQFDRLASGLIGKRRLDSVASGLVGKRRLDTIASGLVGKRRLDSIASGLVGKRRLDSIASGLVGKRRLDSIASGLVGKRRLDSIASGLVGKRRLDSIADGLVGKRKMDYHSNTYPDFPAAEKRMMDSLASGLVGKRMMDSLASGLVGKRTMDSLASGLVGKRTLDSLASGLVGKRQSFPDFSKGGNEED; translated from the exons ATGGCGACAACAAAATCAAATGCAGTTTTGTTTACAAC AATTATCTATGTCGTTTACACAATCGGACCTATTGCAAGTCAGAAAAGTTTTAGATATGACGAAAACTTGTACCAAGACCAAGACGAAACGCTTGTTGAAAAACGACAATTTGACAGACTTGCGTCCGGGCTTATTGGAAAGAGGAGATTAGACTCAGTGGCTAGTGGCTTAGTTGGAAAAAGACGCTTAGATACCATCGCAAGCGGATTAGTTGGAAAAAGACGACTCGATTCCATCGCGAGCGGATTAGTTGGAAAACGCCGACTCGATTCCATCGCGAGCGGATTAGTTGGAAAACGTCGGCTCGATTCCATTGCAAGCGGACTGGTTGGAAAACGTCGTCTGGATTCCATTGCAAGCGGACTGGTTGGAAAACGCCGACTTGATTCTATTGCAGATGGGCTTGTTGGGAAAAGGAAAATGGACTATCATTCAAACACTTATCCAGATTTTCCTGCCGCGGAGAAAAGGATGATGGATTCCCTTGCAAGTGGATTGGTTGGTAAGCGTATGATGGATTCCTTAGCAAGTGGGCTGGTGGGAAAGAGGACAATGGATTCATTAGCCAGCGGACTGGTGGGGAAACGCACCCTTGATTCCCTTGCTAGTGGTCTAGTTGGCAAAAGGCAAAGTTTTCCTGATTTTTCGAAAGGCGGAAACGAAGAGGACTGA